A genomic segment from Vicinamibacterales bacterium encodes:
- a CDS encoding DUF5916 domain-containing protein — protein sequence MVALAACAGAAPAGAQSPPLPPPVPSLVERRAADDVTVRAVRLDAPLTLDGRLDEPIYTAVAPLTDFIQQEPNEGAPATEKTEAWVLFDDDSLYVVARCWESRPDREVANELRRDGNILGNDNLTFVIDTFHDRRNGYLFQTNPLGGLRDMTITDDQQNQSWNGIWYVKTGRFAEGWTVEVRIPFKTLRYRGDGPQTWGINLRRLVKWKNEFSYLSLVPAALGTGGVSRMASAATMTGLETPAASKNLEVKPYALASSTTNRAAAVPFTNRADGNAGVDVKLGLTRSIILDATVRTDFAQVEEDLQQVNLTRFNLFFPEKREFFIEGQGIFDFGGVQAGNSPGDVPLLFFSRQIGLSQGRAVPVLGGGRVTGRAGAYSLGALHIVTDDAPEAGAVSTAFSALRLKRNVLRRSNVGVLATRRAPAAGPAGSAGLAPRDPGYTIGADATFLFGTAVGLTGYYARTAAPGPDGRSRQGVSYRGRVDYNADRYGASAEHMLVGREFQPEVGYVRRADVRRSLGQVRFSPRPKRSRRVRKYTYQASLDYVTDAATDVVQSREASGTFRADFQSSDQFTAEVSREYERLPARFGIAPGVSVPAGGYTFSTARVTYSLGQQRTFAGRLSASTGSLYGGTKHEITYGGRWGLASRFAVEPAATLDWVRLPYGDFEARLLSTRFTVTPSARMQIGSLVQMNVDARTLSASLRLRWEYTGGSDLFVVYSDGRDTGTRGIPDLLNRTFAVKVTRLFRF from the coding sequence ATGGTCGCCCTGGCGGCGTGCGCCGGTGCCGCCCCTGCCGGCGCGCAGTCGCCGCCGTTGCCACCGCCGGTGCCGTCGCTCGTCGAGCGGCGCGCCGCGGACGACGTCACGGTGCGTGCGGTGCGGCTCGATGCGCCGCTGACGCTCGACGGCCGGCTGGACGAGCCGATCTACACCGCCGTGGCGCCGCTCACCGACTTCATCCAGCAGGAGCCGAACGAAGGTGCGCCCGCCACCGAGAAGACCGAGGCGTGGGTGCTCTTCGACGACGACAGCCTCTACGTCGTCGCCCGCTGCTGGGAGAGCCGCCCCGACCGCGAGGTGGCCAACGAACTGCGCCGCGACGGCAACATCCTCGGCAACGACAACCTCACCTTCGTCATCGACACGTTCCACGACCGGCGCAACGGCTACCTGTTCCAGACCAATCCTCTCGGCGGCCTGCGCGACATGACCATCACGGACGACCAGCAGAACCAGAGCTGGAACGGCATCTGGTACGTGAAGACCGGGCGCTTCGCCGAGGGCTGGACGGTGGAGGTGCGGATTCCGTTCAAGACCCTGCGATACCGCGGCGACGGCCCCCAGACGTGGGGGATCAACCTCCGCCGCCTCGTGAAGTGGAAGAACGAGTTCTCCTACCTGTCGCTCGTGCCTGCCGCGCTCGGGACCGGCGGCGTGAGCCGGATGGCGTCGGCCGCGACCATGACCGGCCTGGAGACGCCGGCGGCGTCGAAGAACCTCGAGGTCAAACCCTATGCCCTCGCGTCCTCCACGACCAATCGGGCGGCGGCGGTGCCGTTCACGAACCGCGCGGACGGCAACGCGGGCGTGGACGTGAAGCTCGGGCTCACCCGCAGCATCATCCTCGACGCGACGGTCCGGACCGACTTCGCCCAGGTCGAGGAAGACCTGCAGCAGGTGAATCTGACACGCTTCAACCTGTTCTTCCCGGAGAAGCGCGAGTTCTTCATCGAAGGCCAGGGCATCTTCGACTTCGGCGGCGTCCAGGCCGGCAACAGCCCTGGCGACGTGCCGCTCCTGTTCTTCAGCCGCCAGATCGGGCTGAGCCAGGGCCGCGCGGTGCCCGTGCTGGGCGGCGGGCGCGTCACCGGGCGCGCCGGGGCCTACAGCCTCGGGGCCCTGCACATCGTGACCGACGACGCCCCGGAGGCCGGCGCCGTCTCCACCGCCTTCTCCGCTCTGCGCCTCAAGCGCAACGTGCTGCGCCGGAGCAACGTCGGCGTGCTGGCCACCCGGCGCGCGCCGGCCGCGGGTCCGGCCGGTTCCGCCGGCCTCGCGCCGCGCGACCCCGGCTACACCATCGGCGCCGACGCGACGTTCCTGTTCGGCACGGCCGTCGGTCTCACCGGGTACTACGCGCGCACGGCCGCGCCCGGGCCCGACGGGCGCAGCCGGCAGGGCGTGAGCTACCGTGGCCGCGTGGACTACAACGCCGACCGGTACGGCGCGTCGGCCGAGCACATGCTGGTAGGGCGGGAGTTCCAGCCCGAGGTGGGCTACGTGCGCCGCGCCGACGTGCGGCGCAGCCTTGGCCAGGTGCGCTTCAGTCCACGCCCGAAGCGGAGCCGCCGTGTCCGCAAGTACACGTATCAGGCGAGCCTCGACTACGTCACCGACGCCGCGACCGACGTCGTGCAGAGCCGCGAGGCGAGCGGGACGTTTCGCGCCGACTTCCAGTCGAGCGACCAGTTCACGGCCGAGGTCTCGCGGGAATACGAACGCCTCCCGGCGCGGTTCGGCATCGCTCCCGGCGTGAGCGTGCCGGCGGGCGGGTACACGTTCTCGACCGCGCGCGTCACCTACTCGCTCGGCCAGCAGCGCACGTTCGCGGGACGGCTCTCCGCGTCCACGGGCTCGCTGTATGGTGGCACCAAGCACGAGATCACCTACGGCGGGCGCTGGGGGCTGGCGTCGCGATTCGCGGTGGAGCCGGCGGCCACGCTCGACTGGGTGCGGCTGCCCTACGGCGACTTCGAGGCCCGGCTGCTCAGCACGCGGTTCACGGTGACGCCCAGCGCCCGGATGCAGATTGGCAGCCTCGTCCAGATGAACGTGGACGCCCGCACCCTGAGCGCCAGCCTGCGCCTGCGCTGGGAGTACACGGGCGGCAGCGATCTGTTCGTCGTCTACAGCGACGGGCGCGACACCGGCACGCGGGGCATTCCGGATCTCCTCAACCGCACGTTCGCCGTGAAGGTCACGCGGCTGTTCCGGTTCTGA
- a CDS encoding M20/M25/M40 family metallo-hydrolase has product MRTARLAVLIAVALVAAPGLRSTPMAQQDQDRTAPPPEPVDHDVMWKIRREAIDNSQIMRTLSVLTDVYGPRLTGSPNLRGAQDWVVQQATAWGLANAHLEEWDFGHPGWLNEKTAVHLVSPVKDTLVVEALAWTPGTPGTVTAATVLVTPPERPTQQDADAFFKRLTGNLKGRAVMIGPPATIAVTIDPPAKRRDDNTARSQFSATPPPANVGGPPAPPAAPADPKMAPLTNDQFQEQLNVFLKAQGAALRINDAGREHGQIRAFNNRTFDVAKAVPTVVMRNEDYGRIARLMASGRAVEIEATIVNHDYPDGRTQHNVIAEIPGTDKAREVVMLGGHLDSWHAATGATDNAIGCATMFEAIRILQAIGVKPRRTIRLALWSGEEQGLLGSQAYVAQHFGTFENQKPEYAGFAGYFNIDSGTGRARGMTVFGPPEAAAVLRPVLAPFEGNGVMGAGSTRSRASGGSDHTSFNEIGLPGIGVGQDPIEYGTHTWHTNLDTYERVIESDAQMSAMAIASAVYHLAMRDEPLPRFTKDQMPPRPGQAPAAARPTARQ; this is encoded by the coding sequence ATGCGTACCGCACGCCTTGCCGTTCTCATCGCCGTGGCGCTCGTCGCCGCCCCCGGACTCCGGTCCACGCCGATGGCGCAGCAGGACCAGGATCGGACGGCCCCGCCGCCAGAGCCGGTCGATCACGACGTGATGTGGAAGATCCGGCGGGAGGCCATCGACAACTCCCAGATCATGCGCACGCTGAGCGTGCTCACGGACGTCTACGGGCCGAGGCTCACGGGCTCACCGAACCTGCGCGGCGCGCAGGACTGGGTGGTGCAGCAGGCCACGGCGTGGGGCCTCGCCAACGCGCACCTGGAGGAATGGGACTTCGGGCACCCCGGCTGGCTGAACGAGAAGACGGCCGTGCACCTCGTGTCGCCCGTGAAGGACACGCTCGTGGTCGAGGCCCTGGCCTGGACGCCCGGAACGCCGGGAACGGTCACCGCCGCGACGGTGCTCGTCACGCCGCCCGAGCGGCCCACGCAGCAGGACGCCGACGCCTTCTTCAAGCGGCTCACCGGCAACCTCAAGGGCCGGGCGGTGATGATCGGCCCGCCGGCGACGATCGCCGTGACGATCGATCCGCCCGCCAAGCGCCGCGACGACAACACCGCGCGGTCGCAGTTCTCGGCGACTCCGCCGCCGGCGAACGTCGGCGGCCCGCCCGCCCCCCCGGCGGCGCCGGCCGATCCGAAGATGGCGCCGCTCACCAACGACCAGTTCCAGGAGCAGCTGAACGTCTTCCTGAAGGCGCAGGGCGCGGCCCTCCGCATCAACGACGCCGGGCGCGAGCACGGCCAGATCCGGGCGTTCAACAACCGCACCTTCGACGTCGCGAAGGCCGTGCCGACCGTGGTGATGCGCAACGAGGACTACGGCCGCATCGCCCGCCTCATGGCGAGCGGCCGCGCGGTGGAGATCGAGGCGACCATCGTCAACCACGACTACCCCGACGGCCGGACCCAGCACAACGTGATCGCCGAGATCCCGGGCACCGACAAGGCCCGCGAGGTCGTGATGCTCGGCGGCCACCTGGACTCGTGGCACGCGGCCACGGGCGCGACCGACAACGCCATCGGCTGCGCGACGATGTTCGAAGCCATCCGGATCCTGCAGGCCATCGGCGTGAAGCCGCGCCGCACGATCCGGCTGGCGCTCTGGAGCGGCGAGGAGCAGGGGCTGCTCGGCTCGCAGGCCTACGTCGCGCAGCACTTCGGCACCTTCGAGAACCAGAAGCCCGAGTACGCCGGCTTCGCCGGCTACTTCAACATCGACTCGGGCACGGGCCGGGCCCGCGGCATGACGGTCTTCGGGCCGCCCGAGGCCGCCGCCGTGCTCCGCCCCGTGCTGGCGCCGTTCGAGGGCAACGGCGTGATGGGCGCCGGCTCGACGCGCTCGCGCGCCAGCGGGGGCTCGGATCACACGTCGTTCAACGAGATCGGGCTGCCCGGCATCGGCGTGGGCCAGGATCCGATCGAGTACGGCACGCACACCTGGCACACGAATCTCGACACCTACGAGCGCGTCATCGAGAGCGACGCGCAGATGTCGGCGATGGCCATCGCGTCGGCGGTGTACCACCTGGCCATGCGCGACGAGCCGCTGCCCCGCTTCACGAAGGACCAGATGCCGCCGAGGCCCGGGCAGGCGCCCGCGGCGGCGCGGCCGACGGCGCGCCAGTAG
- a CDS encoding alpha/beta hydrolase → MPTYHAKSADWPGNHPHPLAENTPEAFAELPRYYVMDAGKDMAAQVAADMPSAAEIARCRWLPDDELAVYAAEYGRTGFQGGLNSYRVGRTPRLSAELTLFAGRTIDVPAAFIAGRSDWGTYQRAGSFEAMQKTACTRFVGAHLVDGAGHWVQQEQPDRVVAAVLETLRARA, encoded by the coding sequence GTGCCTACATACCACGCCAAGAGCGCCGACTGGCCAGGGAACCACCCGCATCCCCTCGCGGAGAACACGCCCGAGGCCTTCGCCGAGCTCCCGCGCTACTACGTGATGGACGCGGGCAAGGACATGGCCGCGCAGGTCGCCGCCGACATGCCCTCGGCGGCCGAGATCGCGCGCTGCCGATGGCTGCCGGACGACGAGCTCGCCGTGTACGCCGCCGAATACGGGCGCACGGGGTTCCAGGGCGGCCTGAACTCGTATCGGGTGGGGCGGACGCCGCGCCTGTCGGCGGAGCTCACGCTCTTCGCGGGCCGGACGATCGACGTGCCGGCCGCCTTCATCGCCGGCAGGTCCGACTGGGGGACCTACCAGCGGGCCGGCAGCTTCGAGGCGATGCAGAAGACCGCGTGCACGCGGTTCGTGGGCGCCCATCTCGTGGACGGCGCCGGGCACTGGGTGCAGCAGGAACAGCCGGATCGCGTCGTGGCGGCCGTGCTCGAGACGCTCCGCGCCCGGGCGTGA
- a CDS encoding ABC transporter permease, with protein MTLDGFLQDLRLAVRSLLRAPVFAAVCILTLALGIGANTAIFSIVNGVILRPLPYPKPDQLMYLTTQFPALGFDSFWVSPPEYFEFKELNESFATVGAYTTGEVNLTAGDRPMRARSASVDDALLDALGIEPLAGRRFSKGETDVVPAPDGTTPAPLPAICLLSYELWQSAFGGRPDVLGQTVEVNGLRREVIGIMPPGADVMDNRTEIWMPIGLNPGNRLNRGSHFLYLVGRLRDGVTPAAAQAELQSLIATWSDRTGVKTHVFAPLAPAADAAATNAGTGHILQMRPVQQQILGTAGQAIWLLQAAVGFVLLIACANLANLMLARAETRHREFAVRTALGAGRARLVGQFMTEGVLLSMAGGTLGLLLARAGVQALLRLYPGSLPRTAEVGVDPWVLLFTLGISVLTGVVFGLAPLTHTRVSQLARALKEGGARGATGAARHHVRRGLVRAEVALAVMLVIGAGLLIRTVYNLSMVDAGFARSRLVTFQLSLAAANYPQPAPRAQFFQRLLGRLRGVAGVQGATAMTGLPPNRPLDANDTDIGNYTAPPEGPFENVDYYQGVMTDYFETMGIPIVQGRAFQASDAVSGPVAIVNETLVHTFWKDRNPIGQTLKPGIAPFAQVPDFTVIGVAKDVKQGGVDKKTGTELYLFVDQVAVAPPPIAYGPTTLNVVLRTTLPAAGLRTTLDAAVRAEDPSVPIVRLRDMDAVFEQSIERPRLLAQLLGGFAGLALLLAAIGTYGVLSYMVAERRREIGIRMALGADQGSVLGDVMKQGLGLTTVGIAVGLAGAFALNRLIASMLFGVQPTDPATIAAVVATITLVAAVACWLPAWRASRVDPNIALRDD; from the coding sequence ATGACACTCGACGGTTTTCTGCAGGATCTCCGTCTCGCGGTCAGGAGCCTGCTCCGGGCGCCGGTGTTCGCGGCGGTCTGCATCCTGACGCTGGCGCTCGGGATAGGCGCCAACACCGCGATCTTCTCGATCGTCAACGGCGTCATCCTCCGGCCGCTGCCGTACCCGAAGCCGGACCAGCTGATGTATTTGACGACCCAGTTCCCGGCGCTCGGCTTCGACTCGTTCTGGGTGTCGCCGCCCGAGTACTTCGAGTTCAAGGAGCTCAACGAGTCGTTCGCCACGGTGGGCGCCTACACGACGGGCGAGGTCAACCTCACGGCCGGCGACCGGCCCATGCGGGCGCGTTCGGCCTCGGTGGACGACGCGCTGCTGGACGCCCTCGGCATCGAGCCCCTGGCCGGCCGGCGCTTTTCGAAGGGCGAGACCGACGTGGTCCCCGCGCCGGACGGGACGACCCCGGCGCCGCTCCCGGCAATCTGCCTCCTGTCCTACGAGCTGTGGCAGAGCGCGTTCGGCGGCCGCCCCGACGTCCTGGGCCAGACGGTCGAGGTGAACGGGCTGAGGCGCGAGGTGATTGGCATCATGCCGCCCGGCGCGGACGTGATGGACAACCGCACCGAGATCTGGATGCCGATCGGCCTCAACCCCGGCAATCGGCTCAACCGCGGCAGCCACTTCCTGTATCTCGTCGGCCGGCTGAGGGACGGCGTGACGCCCGCGGCGGCCCAGGCCGAGCTGCAGTCGCTGATCGCGACCTGGAGCGACAGGACGGGCGTCAAGACCCACGTGTTCGCCCCCCTGGCGCCCGCCGCCGATGCCGCGGCGACCAACGCCGGCACCGGGCACATCCTGCAGATGCGGCCGGTGCAGCAGCAGATCCTGGGCACCGCCGGCCAGGCCATCTGGCTGCTGCAGGCCGCGGTGGGCTTCGTGCTCCTCATCGCGTGCGCCAACCTCGCGAACCTCATGCTCGCGCGCGCCGAGACGCGCCACCGCGAGTTCGCCGTGCGCACGGCGCTCGGGGCCGGACGGGCGCGCCTCGTCGGCCAGTTCATGACGGAGGGCGTGCTCCTGTCGATGGCGGGCGGCACGCTCGGCCTGCTGCTGGCCCGGGCCGGGGTGCAGGCCCTGCTGCGCCTGTATCCCGGCAGCCTGCCTCGCACGGCGGAGGTCGGCGTGGATCCGTGGGTGCTGCTGTTCACGCTGGGCATCTCGGTGCTGACGGGTGTCGTCTTCGGCCTGGCGCCGCTGACGCACACGCGGGTCTCGCAGCTCGCGCGCGCGCTCAAGGAAGGGGGCGCGCGGGGCGCCACCGGCGCCGCCCGCCACCACGTCCGCCGCGGGCTCGTCCGCGCCGAGGTGGCGCTGGCCGTGATGCTCGTCATCGGCGCCGGGCTGCTGATCCGGACCGTGTACAACCTGTCGATGGTGGACGCGGGCTTCGCGCGCTCGCGCCTCGTCACGTTCCAGCTGTCGCTCGCGGCCGCGAACTATCCCCAGCCCGCCCCGCGCGCGCAGTTCTTCCAGCGGCTGCTCGGCCGGCTGCGCGGCGTGGCCGGCGTCCAGGGGGCCACGGCCATGACGGGGCTGCCGCCGAACCGGCCCCTCGACGCGAACGACACCGACATCGGCAACTACACCGCGCCGCCCGAGGGGCCGTTCGAGAACGTGGACTACTACCAGGGCGTGATGACCGACTACTTCGAGACCATGGGGATCCCCATCGTCCAGGGGCGGGCGTTCCAGGCGAGCGATGCGGTCTCCGGGCCGGTCGCGATCGTCAACGAGACACTGGTCCACACGTTCTGGAAGGACCGCAACCCGATCGGACAGACACTGAAGCCTGGCATCGCGCCGTTCGCCCAGGTGCCGGACTTCACCGTCATCGGCGTCGCCAAGGACGTGAAGCAAGGCGGAGTGGACAAGAAGACGGGGACCGAGCTGTACCTGTTCGTGGACCAGGTCGCCGTCGCGCCACCCCCCATCGCCTACGGGCCGACCACCCTGAACGTCGTCCTGCGGACGACGTTGCCGGCCGCGGGCCTGCGCACGACGCTCGATGCCGCCGTGCGTGCGGAGGATCCCTCGGTGCCGATCGTGCGGCTGCGCGACATGGACGCGGTGTTCGAGCAGTCCATCGAGCGGCCGCGTCTGCTCGCGCAGCTCCTGGGCGGATTCGCGGGGCTGGCGCTGCTCCTGGCCGCGATCGGCACCTACGGCGTGCTGTCCTACATGGTGGCCGAGCGGCGCCGCGAGATCGGCATCCGCATGGCGCTCGGCGCCGACCAGGGCAGCGTCCTCGGCGACGTCATGAAGCAGGGCCTGGGCCTCACCACGGTGGGCATCGCGGTGGGCCTGGCGGGGGCCTTCGCGCTCAACCGGCTCATCGCCTCGATGCTGTTCGGCGTGCAGCCCACCGACCCGGCCACCATTGCCGCCGTGGTGGCGACGATCACCCTCGTGGCCGCCGTCGCCTGCTGGCTGCCAGCCTGGCGGGCGTCGCGCGTGGACCCGAACATCGCCCTCCGCGACGACTGA
- a CDS encoding protein kinase: MTIHDVVPGTAYCPGCQAPVAGDEIAVCPACGLGRGSAGWPEDRRLGRTVAGGHYHVRRRLGAGGFGTVYLVETVVGSLKRALKVLHPEWAADPAVRERFVNEAIVLEQLNHPNIARCYAAGALDEAGGEPYLLLEFVDGVPLSAELARGGTAAPLEPRRAVRLAKQIASGLVVVHANRVLHRDLKSQNVLVIDAGAPGERVKLVDFGIAGALGRDTETRVGALGTPLCMAPEQLDLHETIDTRADLWQLGALLFEMLTGRPPYVPEAGGLAELLALHRQHGQRGPDPGELRPELRAWPGLTQLVTRLLASDRGVRPASAAEVCEALARIEHQFVGGPAPDSALALLETLCAHPSERGWWAVCRHLATSDDRDRLAAAAAPLLADWPEAWRRAPLAWWDVVKRGDAHPLWSLARCLDLSGLALDDAAADVIAANVALSTITHLSLADNVLGPAAAAALARSPHLSGLSSLDLSHNRLGSDGAAHVAASPMLRRVARLNLAENGIGARGAAALAGGVVHPAWLDLSGNDLRAEGAAALAGAPWASALRHLALRDNAIGSDGLGALAVSRTLAGLSGLDVSGNGIGPGGAAALALATNHTGLRELELGRNTLGLEGLQLLVASSRFASLESLGLESNEIGAPGAMALASAPMARRLKRLDLSDNALGDAGLAALLGAPYLSGLRTLRMAQNGLSAAGVVLLGGAPPELADLDLSANAIGRAGAQALVATLPRLRLTALAVADCDLDGAALAAILAAAPAALTGLDIAGNPVKDDGASQLAATTSTLALERLDASRCGLGAEGWVTLAGWRAVGRVRALTADSNGIGDAHGAALAAAVTRLPALERLRLRDNGLGAATCAALAASGWAARAVTLDLALNELGDEGVGALLDRGRWPALNELCLEQNAVGFGGAAALWSSPALPSLVRAGLSRNALAGLVDLHSLARRKIECLEESFAKLTPRAADLAARFYARLFERYPSVKPLFAHTSMRRQQQHLVGALTLVIDHLRSPDQSEPHLRALGERHAGYGAFPSHYPAVTGVLVDTIREMLGADWNDEVESAWHEGLDAVAGAMMQGGRGA; this comes from the coding sequence GTGACGATCCACGACGTGGTCCCGGGGACGGCCTATTGCCCGGGATGTCAGGCGCCGGTGGCGGGCGACGAGATCGCCGTCTGTCCCGCGTGCGGCCTGGGCCGCGGGTCGGCCGGGTGGCCGGAAGACCGCCGGCTCGGCCGGACCGTCGCCGGCGGCCACTATCACGTGCGGCGCCGGCTGGGGGCCGGAGGCTTCGGCACGGTCTACCTCGTCGAAACGGTCGTCGGTTCGCTCAAGCGGGCCCTCAAGGTCCTACACCCGGAGTGGGCGGCGGACCCCGCGGTGCGCGAGCGGTTCGTCAACGAGGCCATCGTCCTCGAGCAGCTCAACCACCCGAACATCGCCCGCTGCTACGCCGCCGGTGCGCTCGACGAGGCGGGCGGCGAGCCGTACCTGCTGCTGGAGTTCGTGGACGGCGTGCCCCTCTCGGCCGAGCTCGCCCGCGGCGGCACGGCGGCGCCGCTCGAGCCGAGGCGCGCCGTCCGCCTGGCCAAGCAGATCGCGTCTGGCCTGGTCGTCGTCCACGCCAATCGCGTGCTCCACCGCGACCTCAAGTCGCAGAACGTTCTCGTGATCGATGCCGGCGCCCCCGGCGAGCGCGTGAAGCTCGTGGACTTCGGGATTGCCGGCGCGCTCGGCCGCGACACGGAGACGCGCGTCGGGGCCCTGGGCACGCCGCTCTGCATGGCCCCCGAACAGCTGGACCTGCACGAGACGATCGACACACGGGCCGACCTCTGGCAGCTGGGCGCCCTGCTCTTCGAGATGCTCACGGGACGGCCGCCGTACGTGCCGGAGGCCGGCGGGCTGGCCGAGCTGCTGGCGCTGCACCGCCAGCACGGGCAGCGCGGCCCCGACCCTGGCGAACTGCGGCCCGAACTGCGTGCCTGGCCTGGCCTGACCCAGCTGGTGACGCGGCTCCTCGCCTCGGACCGGGGTGTGCGCCCCGCCTCGGCGGCCGAGGTGTGCGAGGCCCTGGCCCGCATCGAGCACCAGTTCGTGGGCGGGCCCGCCCCGGACAGCGCGCTCGCGCTGCTGGAGACGCTCTGCGCGCACCCGAGCGAGCGCGGGTGGTGGGCCGTCTGCCGGCACCTGGCGACGAGCGACGATCGGGATCGCCTGGCGGCCGCCGCCGCGCCGCTCCTGGCCGACTGGCCCGAGGCCTGGCGGCGCGCGCCGCTCGCGTGGTGGGACGTCGTGAAACGCGGCGACGCCCATCCCCTCTGGAGCCTCGCCCGCTGCCTCGATCTGTCGGGCCTCGCCCTGGACGACGCCGCCGCCGACGTGATCGCCGCGAATGTCGCCCTGTCGACGATCACCCACCTGTCACTCGCCGACAACGTGCTCGGTCCCGCCGCCGCGGCCGCCCTCGCGCGCTCGCCGCATCTCTCGGGTCTGAGCAGCCTCGACCTGTCGCACAACCGGCTCGGGTCGGACGGCGCGGCCCACGTGGCGGCCAGCCCAATGCTTCGTCGCGTCGCGCGCCTGAACCTGGCCGAGAACGGCATCGGCGCGCGCGGCGCGGCGGCGCTCGCCGGCGGCGTGGTGCACCCGGCCTGGCTCGATCTGTCGGGCAACGACCTCCGAGCCGAAGGCGCGGCCGCCCTCGCGGGGGCGCCGTGGGCGTCGGCGCTGCGCCACCTGGCGCTGCGCGACAACGCCATCGGGTCCGACGGACTGGGGGCGCTCGCCGTGTCCCGCACGCTCGCCGGCCTGTCGGGCCTCGATGTCTCGGGCAACGGCATTGGCCCGGGCGGCGCCGCGGCGCTGGCCCTCGCGACGAACCACACCGGCCTGCGCGAGCTGGAACTGGGGCGCAATACGCTGGGCCTCGAGGGGCTCCAGCTGCTCGTCGCCTCGAGCCGGTTCGCCTCCCTCGAGTCGCTCGGGCTCGAATCGAACGAGATCGGCGCCCCGGGCGCCATGGCCCTGGCGTCGGCGCCGATGGCGCGTCGGCTGAAGCGGCTCGACCTCTCGGACAACGCCCTCGGCGATGCCGGTCTGGCGGCGCTGCTCGGCGCGCCGTATCTCTCCGGGCTGCGGACGCTCCGGATGGCGCAGAACGGCCTGAGCGCGGCGGGCGTCGTGCTGCTGGGCGGCGCTCCGCCGGAACTGGCCGATCTCGACCTCTCCGCCAATGCGATTGGCCGCGCGGGCGCCCAGGCGCTGGTGGCCACGCTGCCGCGCCTGCGCCTCACGGCGCTGGCAGTGGCCGACTGCGACCTCGATGGCGCGGCCCTGGCCGCCATCCTGGCCGCGGCACCCGCTGCGCTGACCGGTCTGGACATCGCGGGGAACCCGGTGAAGGACGACGGCGCCAGCCAGCTGGCCGCCACGACGTCCACCCTGGCGCTCGAACGTCTCGACGCGTCGCGGTGTGGCCTTGGCGCGGAGGGCTGGGTGACGCTCGCGGGCTGGAGGGCCGTGGGGCGGGTCCGTGCGTTGACTGCCGACTCGAACGGCATCGGCGATGCGCACGGGGCGGCCCTGGCCGCCGCGGTGACGCGCCTCCCGGCCCTCGAGCGTCTGCGCCTGCGCGACAACGGCCTGGGCGCCGCCACCTGCGCGGCCCTGGCGGCTTCCGGGTGGGCGGCCCGCGCCGTCACGCTGGATCTCGCGCTCAACGAGCTGGGCGACGAGGGCGTCGGCGCCCTGCTCGACCGCGGGCGCTGGCCGGCCCTGAACGAGCTGTGCCTGGAACAGAACGCCGTGGGCTTCGGCGGGGCCGCGGCGCTGTGGTCGTCGCCCGCCCTGCCGTCGCTGGTGCGCGCGGGGCTGTCGAGGAACGCGCTCGCCGGCCTGGTGGACCTCCACAGCCTGGCGCGCCGCAAGATCGAATGCCTCGAGGAGAGCTTCGCGAAGCTGACGCCGAGGGCCGCTGACCTGGCCGCGCGGTTCTACGCGCGCCTGTTCGAGCGTTATCCCTCCGTGAAGCCGCTCTTCGCCCACACGTCGATGCGCCGGCAGCAGCAGCACCTCGTCGGGGCGCTCACGCTCGTCATCGACCACCTGCGGTCGCCCGATCAGTCCGAACCGCACCTCCGGGCGCTGGGGGAGCGGCATGCCGGCTACGGCGCGTTCCCCTCTCACTACCCGGCGGTGACGGGCGTGCTCGTGGACACGATTCGCGAGATGCTCGGGGCGGACTGGAACGACGAGGTCGAGTCCGCGTGGCACGAGGGCCTCGACGCCGTCGCCGGCGCCATGATGCAGGGTGGGCGCGGCGCGTAG